The Sorangiineae bacterium MSr11367 genome window below encodes:
- a CDS encoding type I polyketide synthase, with the protein MSDSDLAIVGMAGRFPGASTLERFWENIRGGVDCVRDLTDAELHAAGAGDAMRHPKYVRAASFLEDIETFDADFFGFSPKEAELIDPQHRLFLECAWEAFENAGCDPAGYGGAIGVFAGTSYSTYLLRKFLREAGSMPVIEHLQLQVANDKDYLASRVSYKLDLRGPSVCVQTSCSTSLVAVHMACQSVLDGESDMALAGGVCLRVPQRIGYVHQEGGILSPDGRCRTFDARGAGTIQGSGVGVVLIKRLADALRDGDPIRAVIKGSAINNDGASKVGYMAPSHEGQVRVISEALSVGGVEPSTVGYLECHGTATRVGDPLEIQALADVFAGVPQGACAVGSVKANLGHLESASGVAGLIKAVLVLEHRELPPLAHFEAPNPGCDFGATPFFVPTRPQPWPQGEHPRRAGVSSFGIGGTNAHVVLEEAPARTASMETDSRPWHLLAVSARSEAALRAQALAYAAFLRSDGGRTPSLADICFTAGARRAHHAFRLGVVGNGHVDMAEALEAYAHGKPHGRVVTGRLATEEAPRVAFLFTGQGSQYAGMGRALYESQPVFRAAIDRCARALQGKLPHALTEVLFGDRAPLEQTQYTQAALFALEYALCELWRAWGVVPDAVLGHSAGEFPAACAAGVFEVEDGLALVAERGRLMQALPAGGAMVSVQASEEDVRPLLATAPNVSMAAFNGPRSVVLSGPKADVESVVDALSSQGVRSRALNVSHAFHSGLMEPMMAAFARHAAALPYGAPRCTWVTNLTGQAAASVDARYWERQIREPVRFTQGIEALLERGHRVFLEIGPQPALLGLATPMLPSESVCLPSLRAAQDAWLTLLQSAAQLYVCGVALDWKAVHAPAGSCVELPGYRWQRERFWVDDPRSEAVRVVPSPAPVSDDLYALAWRRAEVPAGPQVGSTAGGWLVLCDEGGVGAELSQRLVARGERCLALGAADVRRELDAERPFEASLEQVRAWGDVLRIVHLASLDAAGTSLEALRAAQRGGVGSAVCLVQALQRHHLVGASRLWLVTRESQAVAEHPGTLAFAQAPLWGLARSVMHELPELSCTAIDLGSDSHARTAAQLLRELGGEGEPQVALRGERRFVARLERAAIGAVTPLHVRGDATYLVTGGLGALGLVVADWLVGQGARHLALLARRPPTVAAHCEALARLRERGVVVHVAPCDVADGEALAGALDDIERRLPPLRGVVHAAGVLDEGMLAHLTPERLRAAMAPKIDGAWNLHELTRGRELDLFVLFSSVGAILGAPGQANYAAGNAFLGALAHHRRQLGLEATAVDFGPWAGAGQAATVQQARWDAHRLRPMSADDALRALGQVLGASVTQVAVASIDWEGLLADFRTLPPFFSEVASGAPPKSGPRLIDRLRAVSLHEADDLLVEHLRGQLGELLGHPPSRPPEPWRGFFELGMDSLSALQFKRRTEAALDLPLATSVVFDYPNVDALSRYLKGRIFGDAPPASIRAAQADTIADEVEELSAEEVASALLEMTHAVLSDEELGE; encoded by the coding sequence ATGAGCGATTCGGATTTGGCCATCGTCGGGATGGCGGGGCGCTTCCCGGGCGCGAGCACGCTCGAGCGCTTCTGGGAGAACATTCGCGGTGGGGTCGATTGCGTTCGCGACCTCACGGACGCGGAGCTGCATGCCGCGGGCGCGGGCGATGCGATGCGCCACCCCAAGTACGTCCGCGCCGCATCGTTCTTGGAGGACATCGAGACGTTCGATGCCGACTTCTTCGGGTTCAGCCCCAAGGAGGCCGAGCTCATCGATCCGCAGCATCGCCTCTTCCTCGAATGCGCCTGGGAGGCTTTCGAAAACGCGGGCTGCGATCCCGCGGGCTACGGCGGGGCCATCGGTGTCTTCGCCGGAACGAGCTACTCCACGTACCTGCTTCGCAAGTTCCTTCGCGAGGCGGGCTCGATGCCGGTGATCGAGCATCTGCAGCTCCAGGTGGCCAACGACAAGGATTACCTGGCCAGCCGCGTCTCGTACAAACTCGACCTTCGCGGGCCGAGTGTCTGCGTCCAGACCTCGTGCTCCACGTCGCTCGTGGCGGTGCACATGGCCTGCCAGAGCGTGCTCGATGGCGAGTCGGACATGGCGCTCGCCGGCGGCGTGTGCCTGCGCGTGCCCCAGCGCATTGGCTACGTTCACCAGGAGGGCGGCATTCTTTCCCCCGATGGCCGCTGCCGCACCTTCGACGCGCGCGGGGCGGGAACGATTCAGGGAAGCGGCGTGGGGGTGGTGCTCATCAAGCGCCTCGCGGACGCGCTGCGAGACGGCGATCCGATTCGCGCCGTGATCAAGGGCTCGGCCATCAACAACGACGGCGCCTCCAAGGTCGGGTACATGGCGCCCAGCCACGAGGGCCAGGTTCGCGTCATCTCGGAGGCGCTGAGCGTCGGGGGCGTGGAGCCGAGCACCGTGGGGTACCTCGAGTGCCACGGTACGGCCACGCGCGTGGGCGATCCGCTGGAAATTCAGGCTTTGGCCGACGTGTTCGCGGGGGTGCCCCAGGGGGCCTGCGCCGTGGGATCGGTGAAGGCCAACCTCGGCCACCTCGAGTCGGCGTCGGGCGTGGCGGGGTTGATCAAGGCGGTCCTCGTTCTGGAGCATCGCGAGCTGCCGCCGCTCGCGCACTTCGAGGCGCCGAACCCGGGGTGCGATTTTGGGGCGACACCGTTCTTCGTCCCCACCCGGCCGCAGCCGTGGCCGCAGGGGGAGCATCCGCGGCGTGCGGGCGTGAGCTCCTTTGGCATCGGCGGGACCAATGCGCACGTGGTGCTCGAGGAGGCGCCCGCGCGTACGGCATCGATGGAGACGGATTCGCGGCCGTGGCACCTGCTCGCCGTGTCGGCGCGCAGCGAGGCGGCGTTGCGTGCGCAGGCCCTGGCGTATGCCGCGTTTTTGCGCTCCGACGGGGGACGCACGCCTTCCCTCGCCGACATTTGCTTCACGGCGGGCGCTCGGCGGGCGCACCATGCCTTTCGTCTCGGGGTCGTGGGAAATGGCCATGTCGACATGGCCGAGGCCCTCGAGGCGTACGCTCATGGCAAGCCCCACGGGCGCGTCGTCACGGGGCGGCTCGCCACCGAGGAGGCGCCGCGGGTGGCGTTTCTCTTCACGGGGCAGGGCTCGCAGTACGCGGGGATGGGGCGGGCACTGTACGAGTCCCAGCCCGTCTTCCGCGCGGCCATCGATCGATGCGCACGGGCGCTCCAGGGCAAGCTTCCGCACGCCCTCACCGAGGTGCTTTTCGGCGACCGTGCGCCGCTGGAGCAGACGCAGTACACGCAGGCCGCCTTGTTCGCGCTGGAGTACGCGTTGTGCGAACTGTGGCGTGCGTGGGGCGTGGTGCCCGATGCGGTTCTGGGTCACAGCGCGGGTGAGTTCCCTGCGGCCTGCGCGGCCGGCGTGTTCGAGGTGGAGGACGGGCTCGCGCTGGTCGCCGAGCGCGGGCGCCTGATGCAAGCGCTGCCCGCGGGCGGTGCCATGGTGTCGGTGCAGGCGTCCGAGGAGGACGTGCGCCCGCTGCTCGCGACGGCGCCCAACGTATCCATGGCGGCCTTCAATGGGCCTCGAAGTGTGGTGCTTTCCGGCCCCAAGGCCGACGTGGAGTCGGTCGTGGACGCGCTTTCGTCGCAGGGGGTCCGGTCGCGGGCGCTGAACGTTTCGCACGCGTTCCATTCGGGGCTGATGGAGCCGATGATGGCGGCGTTCGCCCGTCACGCGGCGGCGCTTCCCTATGGTGCGCCGCGATGCACGTGGGTGACCAACCTCACGGGGCAGGCCGCGGCATCCGTCGACGCCCGGTACTGGGAGCGGCAGATTCGCGAGCCGGTTCGGTTCACGCAAGGGATCGAGGCGCTGCTCGAACGTGGCCATCGCGTGTTCCTCGAGATCGGGCCGCAGCCGGCTCTCTTGGGGCTGGCCACGCCCATGCTGCCTTCCGAGTCCGTGTGCCTTCCGTCGCTGCGTGCGGCGCAGGATGCGTGGCTCACCCTGTTGCAAAGTGCCGCGCAGCTTTACGTGTGCGGCGTTGCGCTCGACTGGAAAGCCGTTCATGCGCCGGCCGGCTCGTGCGTCGAGCTTCCCGGCTACCGCTGGCAACGCGAGCGCTTCTGGGTCGACGATCCGCGTTCCGAGGCGGTGCGGGTGGTGCCTTCGCCGGCGCCGGTGAGCGACGACCTGTACGCGCTGGCCTGGCGGCGTGCCGAGGTACCCGCAGGCCCTCAGGTTGGCAGCACGGCGGGCGGATGGCTCGTGCTGTGCGACGAAGGTGGCGTCGGCGCCGAATTGAGCCAGCGGCTCGTGGCGCGCGGTGAACGTTGCCTCGCGCTCGGCGCGGCGGACGTGCGGCGCGAGCTCGATGCCGAGCGCCCGTTCGAGGCGTCGCTCGAGCAGGTCCGCGCATGGGGCGATGTCCTGCGCATCGTGCATCTGGCGAGCTTGGACGCGGCCGGTACGAGCCTCGAAGCGTTGCGCGCGGCGCAGCGTGGGGGCGTGGGCAGTGCGGTGTGCCTCGTGCAGGCGTTGCAGCGCCATCACCTCGTCGGCGCGAGCCGTCTGTGGCTCGTGACCCGCGAAAGCCAAGCCGTGGCCGAGCATCCCGGCACCCTCGCGTTCGCGCAAGCTCCGCTATGGGGCCTCGCGCGCTCGGTGATGCACGAGTTGCCCGAGCTCTCCTGCACCGCGATCGATCTCGGTTCGGACAGCCACGCCCGGACGGCCGCGCAGCTGCTGCGCGAGCTCGGCGGGGAAGGCGAGCCCCAAGTGGCGCTGCGCGGCGAGCGTCGATTCGTCGCGCGGCTCGAGCGGGCTGCGATCGGTGCCGTCACGCCGCTGCATGTGCGCGGCGATGCCACGTACCTGGTGACCGGCGGCCTCGGTGCGCTGGGCCTCGTGGTCGCGGATTGGCTGGTCGGGCAGGGCGCACGCCACCTGGCCTTGCTCGCGCGCCGGCCGCCGACCGTCGCCGCCCACTGCGAGGCGCTCGCGCGCCTGCGGGAGCGCGGCGTGGTGGTGCATGTGGCGCCGTGCGATGTGGCCGATGGTGAAGCGCTTGCGGGGGCACTCGACGACATCGAGCGGCGGCTGCCCCCGTTGCGTGGCGTGGTGCATGCGGCGGGCGTCCTCGACGAGGGCATGCTCGCGCATCTCACGCCCGAACGGCTGCGCGCAGCCATGGCGCCGAAGATCGATGGCGCGTGGAACCTCCACGAGCTCACGCGAGGCCGTGAGCTCGACCTCTTCGTGCTCTTCTCGTCGGTGGGCGCCATCTTGGGCGCGCCAGGGCAAGCCAACTACGCCGCGGGCAACGCATTCCTCGGCGCGCTCGCGCATCACCGGCGTCAGCTCGGCCTCGAGGCGACCGCGGTGGACTTCGGACCGTGGGCCGGGGCCGGGCAAGCCGCCACGGTCCAGCAGGCCCGTTGGGATGCGCACCGGCTGCGCCCCATGAGCGCCGACGATGCCCTGCGCGCGCTCGGGCAGGTGCTCGGCGCTTCGGTGACGCAGGTCGCGGTGGCCTCCATCGATTGGGAAGGCCTCCTTGCGGACTTCCGCACACTGCCTCCCTTCTTCTCCGAGGTTGCATCGGGTGCGCCGCCGAAGAGCGGCCCCCGTCTCATCGACCGCCTGCGCGCGGTGTCGCTGCACGAGGCGGACGATCTGCTCGTGGAGCACCTGCGCGGGCAGCTGGGTGAGCTCTTGGGCCATCCGCCGTCGCGACCGCCCGAGCCCTGGCGCGGATTCTTCGAGCTGGGCATGGACTCGCTGTCCGCGCTCCAATTCAAGCGGCGCACCGAGGCGGCGTTGGATCTGCCGCTGGCCACGTCGGTGGTATTCGACTACCCCAACGTCGACGCCCTCTCGCGCTACCTCAAAGGGCGCATCTTCGGCGATGCGCCCCCGGCTTCCATCCGCGCGGCGCAGGCCGACACGATCGCCGACGAAGTCGAAGAGCTCTCGGCCGAAGAGGTCGCGTCGGCCTTGCTCGAGATGACCCACGCGGTGCTGTCCGACGAGGAGCTCGGCGAGTGA